TTGCGTCGTATTTTCTTCATATGGGAGAAGAAGCGCCGTTAGTCCCTAGTGGTACTATCTTCTTTTCTGGATGCAGTTTCAGGTGTGTTTTCTGTCAGAATTGGGATATTAGTCAATATTCTCACGCTGGGTCTAAGGTTACGCCTGAAATGCTTGCTAGTATAGCAGCAGAGCTTAGGTTAAAAGGTGCACGAAATATTAATTACGTAGGTGGCAATCCTGATCAGCATTTGCACACAATTATTGAATCGTTTGAATATTTAGAAATAAATGTGCCACTTCTTTGGAATAATAATGCTTATACAAGTCTTGAAGGAATGAAACTTTTGTTGGATATAATAGATATTCATTTACCTGACCTTAAGTATGGAAATGATTTGTGTGCTGCAAGATTGTCTGCAGTTCCAAAATATTTTGAGATAGCTACACGAAATATAAAAATGGTATGCGAAAATAATGACCCAGTAATTATACGTCACTTAGTACTTCCTAATCATATTGAGTGTTGCACCAGGCCCGTTCTCAAATGGATTTCTGAGAATTGTCCTAATGCATTAGTGAATGTGATGGATCAATATAGACCAGAATTTATTGTGGCT
This genomic interval from Thermoprotei archaeon contains the following:
- a CDS encoding radical SAM protein encodes the protein MFHWSLVRPDAIDVWKNNEIKRRLKWYYEVMIDKKPAKFLIAKRIPLDANPKEFGEDELWNLHDKLSKDFKKIFNEINNETLKLNELSEPKYSYLDVKIELAKRLLTPCRLCERRCKVNRMKESKGFCKLGYDSYVASYFLHMGEEAPLVPSGTIFFSGCSFRCVFCQNWDISQYSHAGSKVTPEMLASIAAELRLKGARNINYVGGNPDQHLHTIIESFEYLEINVPLLWNNNAYTSLEGMKLLLDIIDIHLPDLKYGNDLCAARLSAVPKYFEIATRNIKMVCENNDPVIIRHLVLPNHIECCTRPVLKWISENCPNALVNVMDQYRPEFIVANNPERYPEISRRLNKQEINRAYFMAREFNLLYEPIS